A genomic stretch from Hydrogenobacter sp. includes:
- the coaBC gene encoding bifunctional phosphopantothenoylcysteine decarboxylase/phosphopantothenate--cysteine ligase CoaBC produces MTNVLLGVSSSIAIYKACDLVRSLKKKGYQVRVIMTPFSERFVSRLTFEALTGYKVYSDWQDDPLAHINLARWCDVFVIAPCSVNTLSKIALGIGDNLLTTTVLAHNRELLIAPAANTHMYQNPLIREHVQKLKAMGHIIIEPEEGKLVCEEEGQGKLASEDRILDWVEYAIRPKPLKDKKVLITCGATREHIDSVRFISNSSSGKMGFALASVFRWYGAQVKVVAGFTTAKEPTEIEVLKVVSAQEMYQKVMELKRWADIIVMNAAVSDYMPENKQEGKMKKSGSITLKLVRTPDILEELGRHKDGKFLVGFSLEEEGYLLENSRKKLKAKNLDMIVANPLEVMDKDFHTGYILYKDGTEEQIELGEKLSSAELIIKRIIDTL; encoded by the coding sequence ATGACGAACGTCCTTCTCGGTGTCTCTTCAAGTATAGCAATATACAAAGCGTGTGACCTTGTGAGATCCTTAAAGAAGAAAGGATATCAAGTTAGAGTAATAATGACACCCTTTTCCGAGAGATTTGTCAGCAGGCTTACTTTTGAGGCTCTCACTGGATACAAAGTTTACTCAGATTGGCAAGATGACCCCTTAGCCCATATAAACCTTGCAAGGTGGTGCGATGTTTTTGTTATAGCACCTTGCAGTGTAAATACTCTTTCCAAGATAGCTTTAGGTATAGGTGATAACTTGCTCACTACAACAGTTTTGGCACACAATCGTGAACTTTTGATCGCCCCGGCTGCAAATACACACATGTACCAAAATCCTCTCATAAGAGAGCATGTGCAAAAGCTAAAAGCTATGGGACATATTATCATAGAGCCAGAGGAGGGGAAGCTCGTGTGTGAAGAAGAAGGTCAGGGAAAGCTCGCCAGTGAAGACAGGATACTTGATTGGGTAGAATATGCTATAAGACCAAAACCCTTAAAGGATAAAAAGGTGCTGATCACGTGCGGTGCAACGAGGGAACACATAGACAGCGTACGCTTTATATCCAATTCGTCAAGCGGAAAGATGGGTTTTGCCCTTGCGAGTGTTTTCAGATGGTACGGTGCGCAGGTGAAAGTGGTAGCTGGATTTACAACCGCAAAAGAGCCAACAGAAATTGAAGTACTAAAGGTAGTGTCAGCTCAGGAAATGTATCAGAAGGTTATGGAACTGAAAAGGTGGGCTGATATAATTGTGATGAACGCTGCTGTATCTGACTACATGCCGGAAAATAAACAGGAAGGAAAAATGAAAAAGTCTGGAAGTATAACACTCAAGCTTGTAAGGACGCCGGATATACTTGAAGAATTAGGCAGACATAAAGATGGGAAGTTCTTAGTAGGTTTTTCCCTTGAAGAGGAAGGATACCTTCTGGAAAACAGCCGTAAGAAATTGAAGGCAAAAAACTTAGACATGATCGTTGCCAACCCTTTGGAAGTTATGGATAAAGATTTTCACACTGGATACATACTATATAAAGATGGTACAGAAGAGCAGATAGAACTCGGTGAAAAGCTTTCCTCTGCGGAGTTAATAATAAAAAGGATAATAGACACCCTCTAA
- a CDS encoding HAD hydrolase family protein has translation MELVKKAKRIKLLLMDVDGVLTDGKLYYTERGEEIKVFNVRDGLGIKMLQKVGIKTGVISGRNSKPLINRLKELGVEEIHLGYNEKLPLLENIISRNSLSYEEVAFIGDDYVDLPVLKKVGFPISVNDAPDLVKKTALYVTKANGGSGAVREAIEYLLELRGELEGLLKYYLQ, from the coding sequence ATGGAACTGGTCAAAAAAGCTAAAAGGATAAAACTGCTCCTTATGGATGTGGACGGTGTTTTGACAGACGGAAAGCTTTACTACACGGAAAGAGGTGAGGAGATAAAAGTTTTCAATGTAAGAGATGGTTTGGGTATAAAAATGCTACAAAAGGTAGGTATCAAAACGGGAGTCATATCCGGAAGAAATTCAAAACCACTGATAAACAGGTTAAAAGAGCTGGGGGTTGAGGAAATACATTTGGGATACAACGAAAAGCTTCCCTTACTTGAGAATATAATCAGTAGAAACAGCTTGAGCTACGAAGAGGTAGCTTTTATCGGAGATGATTACGTGGATCTGCCCGTACTGAAGAAGGTGGGTTTTCCCATTTCGGTGAATGATGCGCCGGATTTGGTAAAGAAAACCGCTCTGTATGTTACGAAGGCAAACGGTGGTAGCGGAGCTGTCCGGGAAGCTATAGAGTACCTGCTTGAGCTAAGAGGAGAGCTTGAGGGTTTGTTAAAATATTATCTTCAATGA
- a CDS encoding succinate--CoA ligase subunit beta has protein sequence MNLYEYEAYDKIFRKYGIPTPKYMFDNSLSDNLIQFINDLGECVVKSQVLVGKRGKAGAVKVCFDPQTAIETVETLLRYPVYGEMPVGIIVAQKVNILKELYASVTYSTEVRSPVLTLSLEGGMDIEEVPPEKVRTWSINPLKGLYPHMVRNYLLELGFPQEYMGVLRELSEVISNMYRAFWEAEARLLEINPLAICDVDGKLKVYALDAVVTIDDDAQVPPSKIYGVRTAMKRPPTEREVEASLIDRDDHRGKAGSYVEVDGDIAMMTFGGGGSTVTIETTYAVGLKPANFTDIGGNPPAEKMYKITRIILSKPGIRGVLVCGGTANNTRIDVTLGEGVANAIRDLHKEGKLNPDWIWIVRRNGPEAQKGLRMLFEAFKECGVKGEIYDSSLPLTEAPIRLKELLDRCSSLEKEDRHLTEEQAKDLGV, from the coding sequence ATGAACCTTTACGAATATGAGGCCTATGATAAGATATTTAGAAAATACGGGATCCCTACACCAAAGTATATGTTTGATAACAGTTTAAGTGACAATCTTATCCAATTTATAAACGATTTGGGGGAGTGTGTAGTAAAGTCTCAGGTGCTTGTAGGCAAAAGGGGAAAGGCTGGTGCGGTAAAGGTGTGCTTTGATCCTCAGACTGCTATTGAAACCGTGGAGACCTTATTGAGATACCCCGTTTACGGTGAAATGCCTGTAGGAATAATTGTGGCTCAAAAGGTGAACATTCTCAAAGAGCTTTACGCTTCCGTTACATACTCAACGGAAGTTAGATCTCCCGTGCTTACTTTAAGTTTGGAAGGTGGCATGGATATAGAGGAAGTTCCTCCGGAAAAGGTAAGAACATGGAGCATAAATCCTCTAAAAGGACTTTATCCCCACATGGTGAGAAATTACCTTTTAGAGCTTGGCTTTCCTCAAGAGTACATGGGAGTTCTCAGAGAACTTTCGGAAGTTATATCCAACATGTACAGAGCCTTTTGGGAAGCTGAAGCGCGACTTTTAGAGATAAACCCCCTTGCTATATGTGATGTTGATGGAAAACTGAAGGTCTACGCTCTTGATGCGGTTGTAACTATAGATGATGATGCTCAAGTACCGCCTTCCAAAATATATGGTGTAAGAACTGCTATGAAGAGACCTCCAACTGAAAGGGAGGTAGAGGCATCCCTGATAGACAGGGATGATCATAGAGGAAAGGCAGGTTCTTATGTAGAGGTGGATGGTGATATTGCTATGATGACCTTCGGTGGAGGAGGTTCTACGGTTACCATAGAGACTACTTACGCGGTTGGACTCAAACCCGCTAACTTCACCGACATAGGTGGGAATCCCCCCGCTGAGAAGATGTACAAGATAACGAGAATAATCTTATCAAAGCCTGGTATAAGGGGAGTGCTTGTATGCGGTGGAACAGCCAATAATACGAGGATAGATGTAACACTTGGTGAAGGAGTAGCGAACGCTATAAGAGATCTCCATAAGGAGGGTAAACTGAATCCCGATTGGATATGGATAGTGCGCAGAAATGGACCGGAAGCTCAGAAGGGTCTTAGGATGCTCTTTGAAGCCTTTAAGGAGTGTGGCGTAAAGGGGGAGATATACGACTCCTCTCTGCCTTTGACGGAGGCTCCCATAAGACTCAAGGAGTTACTTGACAGATGCTCATCCTTAGAAAAGGAGGATAGACATCTGACCGAAGAGCAGGCAAAAGACTTGGGAGTGTAA
- a CDS encoding anaerobic ribonucleoside-triphosphate reductase activating protein yields MLRSYKEHSENNKSPHCLFKIGGFQRFSLIDYPGKISCIVFTQGCNFRCPYCYNIELVLPEHFGETIPEEDILQFLNLRIGKLEGVVITGGEPTIHTGLKDFILKVKKLPFSVKLDTNGSMPEVIEELLKDGLIDYVAMDVKAPPHKYMEVVRAKVDIKAIHKSINLIMSSGVDYEFRTTVVKEQLTKEDIMKIAEIIEGAKRYYLQKFLPDKTLDPTFSNKTTYSDEEFGEILSSIRSKFTECGVR; encoded by the coding sequence ATGCTTAGGAGTTACAAGGAACATTCAGAAAACAACAAAAGTCCTCACTGCCTTTTTAAAATAGGAGGCTTTCAGAGGTTTAGTCTAATAGACTACCCCGGTAAGATCTCGTGTATAGTGTTCACCCAAGGATGCAATTTCAGATGTCCTTACTGTTATAATATCGAACTTGTTCTTCCAGAACATTTCGGAGAAACCATACCCGAAGAAGATATCCTCCAATTTCTAAATTTAAGGATAGGAAAACTCGAAGGTGTGGTCATCACTGGTGGGGAACCAACCATACATACTGGGCTTAAAGATTTCATACTAAAAGTTAAGAAGCTTCCCTTCTCTGTAAAACTTGACACGAACGGATCTATGCCTGAGGTTATAGAAGAACTCTTGAAAGATGGACTTATTGATTATGTTGCTATGGATGTAAAAGCACCTCCCCATAAATATATGGAGGTAGTTAGGGCAAAGGTGGATATTAAGGCGATCCACAAAAGCATAAACCTCATAATGAGTTCTGGAGTAGATTACGAATTTAGAACTACCGTGGTTAAAGAACAGCTAACAAAAGAGGATATAATGAAGATAGCTGAGATCATAGAAGGAGCGAAGAGATATTACCTTCAGAAGTTCCTCCCTGATAAGACTCTTGATCCAACATTTTCTAACAAAACCACTTATTCCGACGAAGAGTTTGGAGAAATACTATCCTCAATAAGGAGTAAATTCACCGAGTGCGGCGTTAGGTAA
- a CDS encoding ribonucleoside triphosphate reductase, whose protein sequence is MSDIEDLAVSIIRNLAIEEGGIKDEEIESIISQVVKRVGDVQPGESEFFRIVEEVLLESPFKKLAKAFILYRSNVELIDKYINLEDWEVRENSNMTYSLQGLNFYVTSHASRDYWLNKIYSKDIKKAHTEGDFHIHQLQALSVYCVGWDLWDLMATGFRGVPGKTESKPPKHFSSALGQVVNFLYTLQGEATGAQAFSNFDTLLAPFIRYDGLSYKQVKQAIQEFVYNLNVPTRTGFQAPFTNLTFDLKVPEYYRHQGVLVGGEIKNETYGEFQEEMDMLNKAFFEVMTEGDARGRVFTFPIPTYNITKDFDWDNPNYEGLWKMSGKYGIPYFANFVNSEMKPEDVRSMCCRLRLEVKKLERRGGSYFGANPLTGSIGVVTINMPRIGYLSSSEEEFFERLSHLMELIKESLERKREIIEDLTERGLYPYSKFYLRNVKERFGEYWKNHFSTIGLVGMNEACLNFLGEPIYTDAGRSFTLRILDFMREKLLEFQEETGNNYNLEATPAESTAYRLAKLDKKRFPNIIVANEDRYREGAEPFYTNSTQLPVNYTDDPFIALDLQDEFQVKYTGGTVLHFFIGERIYDTKALKNFIKKVCENYRLPYFTITPTFSVCPNHGYISGEKEVCPLCGAKTEIYSRIVGYLRPVHQWNEGKREEFKLRRAFKKERIS, encoded by the coding sequence ATGAGCGATATAGAAGATCTTGCAGTAAGTATTATAAGGAATCTCGCAATTGAAGAGGGAGGGATAAAAGACGAAGAAATAGAAAGTATAATTTCGCAAGTGGTCAAACGGGTCGGAGATGTACAACCCGGCGAAAGCGAGTTTTTCCGTATAGTAGAAGAGGTGCTTTTGGAAAGTCCTTTTAAAAAGCTTGCCAAAGCCTTTATACTATACAGAAGCAACGTTGAACTCATTGATAAATACATAAACTTAGAAGACTGGGAGGTAAGAGAAAACAGTAATATGACTTACTCACTTCAAGGGCTTAACTTTTATGTAACGTCACACGCAAGTAGGGACTATTGGCTCAATAAAATATACAGTAAAGACATAAAAAAGGCACATACGGAAGGCGATTTCCACATACATCAGCTACAGGCTTTAAGTGTATATTGCGTAGGATGGGATTTGTGGGATCTCATGGCTACCGGGTTTAGAGGCGTTCCCGGTAAAACAGAAAGTAAGCCACCCAAGCACTTTAGCTCAGCGCTCGGTCAGGTAGTTAACTTTCTTTATACTTTGCAAGGTGAAGCTACTGGCGCACAAGCTTTTTCCAATTTTGATACTCTTCTTGCACCTTTCATCAGGTATGATGGACTTAGTTACAAGCAGGTAAAGCAAGCTATACAGGAGTTTGTATACAATCTTAATGTACCTACAAGAACGGGTTTTCAGGCACCTTTTACTAACCTTACCTTTGATTTAAAGGTTCCCGAGTATTACAGGCATCAAGGCGTTCTTGTAGGTGGAGAAATAAAGAACGAAACTTACGGGGAGTTTCAGGAAGAAATGGATATGTTAAACAAAGCTTTCTTTGAGGTTATGACGGAAGGAGATGCCAGAGGAAGGGTATTTACCTTTCCGATCCCTACTTACAACATTACCAAGGATTTTGACTGGGATAATCCCAATTACGAAGGTCTTTGGAAAATGAGCGGTAAGTATGGAATACCGTACTTTGCCAACTTTGTAAATTCCGAAATGAAGCCAGAGGATGTGAGAAGTATGTGTTGCAGGTTGAGACTTGAGGTAAAGAAGCTTGAGAGAAGGGGGGGAAGCTATTTTGGTGCTAATCCACTCACTGGTTCAATAGGCGTTGTTACCATAAATATGCCCAGAATAGGCTACTTGTCCAGCTCTGAAGAGGAGTTCTTTGAGAGACTATCCCATCTGATGGAACTCATCAAAGAAAGCCTTGAGAGAAAGAGAGAGATCATTGAGGATCTCACGGAGAGAGGGCTTTATCCTTACTCCAAGTTTTATCTAAGGAACGTAAAGGAGAGGTTTGGCGAGTATTGGAAAAATCATTTCTCCACCATAGGTTTGGTTGGAATGAATGAAGCTTGCCTGAACTTTCTTGGTGAACCTATATATACGGACGCAGGTAGGTCCTTCACCCTTCGCATACTTGACTTTATGAGAGAAAAGTTGCTTGAATTTCAAGAAGAGACTGGAAACAACTACAATCTTGAAGCTACACCTGCAGAGTCAACAGCCTACAGACTTGCCAAGCTAGACAAGAAAAGATTTCCCAACATAATTGTTGCCAATGAGGATAGGTATCGTGAAGGAGCGGAGCCGTTTTACACAAACTCCACTCAACTTCCCGTAAATTATACGGACGATCCCTTTATAGCCCTTGACTTACAGGATGAGTTTCAAGTCAAGTACACCGGAGGAACCGTACTTCACTTTTTTATAGGTGAGCGGATATACGATACGAAGGCACTTAAAAACTTTATAAAAAAGGTTTGCGAAAACTACAGATTACCTTACTTTACCATAACCCCAACTTTTAGCGTGTGTCCAAATCATGGTTATATATCTGGAGAAAAAGAGGTATGTCCATTGTGTGGAGCAAAAACGGAAATATATTCAAGGATAGTGGGCTACTTAAGACCTGTCCATCAGTGGAATGAAGGTAAAAGGGAAGAATTCAAGCTAAGAAGGGCTTTCAAAAAGGAGAGAATATCCTGA
- the sreC gene encoding sulfur reductase subunit SreC — protein MHPPLSLIWFFLTAGTSIGLFTFTYFMEFLTLFGKQTAMPERAMLVSVVVSLILIGLGAVGASFHLGHKLRAWKAIKRFHTSWLSREAVFSGAYGFTLLLFGLSYYLKVSPFIIHFFGILTFILGWLSAFSTAMIYASNKFVLEWNTSLTVLYYLNMYLMLGSSAFLALTYHYRPEFINTYLFLTLLFLSLGLAFRLAFNIRQFYIKRPTINEALNLPHNRSIRVLDTGTTTSNYCTEEFYYRKGKEMLSFVLPIAYILTFVLPILLVLYSLVTQNYNYAFYVLTYASLLVGSSLERWSFFVEGNHVQNLFYGLYPQEGYQLRKGFMEKKKTKISLY, from the coding sequence ATGCATCCACCCCTTTCTTTAATATGGTTTTTCTTAACTGCTGGCACTTCCATAGGACTATTTACCTTTACCTACTTTATGGAGTTTTTAACCCTCTTTGGCAAACAAACCGCAATGCCAGAAAGGGCTATGCTTGTTTCTGTGGTTGTCTCTTTAATCCTCATAGGTCTTGGAGCCGTAGGTGCCAGCTTTCACTTGGGACACAAGCTAAGGGCTTGGAAGGCTATAAAGAGGTTTCACACCTCCTGGCTTTCCCGAGAAGCGGTTTTTAGCGGAGCTTATGGCTTTACACTACTTTTGTTTGGTCTTTCCTATTACCTTAAGGTTTCACCCTTTATTATTCACTTCTTTGGCATCCTCACTTTTATACTCGGTTGGCTTTCTGCCTTTTCCACCGCAATGATATACGCCTCTAACAAATTTGTGCTTGAGTGGAACACCTCTTTGACTGTTCTGTACTACCTTAACATGTATCTGATGCTTGGATCTTCTGCCTTTTTGGCTCTTACATATCACTACAGACCTGAGTTTATAAACACTTACCTTTTCCTTACCCTCCTCTTCCTCTCTTTGGGTCTTGCCTTCAGGCTTGCCTTTAACATAAGACAGTTCTACATCAAAAGACCTACCATAAACGAGGCTTTAAACCTTCCACACAACAGATCCATAAGGGTACTTGATACTGGGACTACTACCAGCAATTACTGTACGGAAGAGTTTTACTACAGAAAGGGTAAAGAAATGCTAAGTTTCGTTCTCCCGATAGCTTACATACTTACCTTCGTGTTACCTATACTGTTGGTACTTTACTCCTTGGTAACCCAAAACTACAACTACGCTTTTTACGTTCTCACATACGCAAGCTTATTAGTTGGAAGCTCTTTAGAAAGATGGTCTTTCTTTGTAGAGGGTAACCACGTACAAAACCTATTTTACGGGCTTTATCCTCAAGAGGGGTATCAACTCAGAAAAGGTTTTATGGAGAAAAAGAAAACGAAGATAAGCCTGTATTAA
- the sreB gene encoding sulfur reductase subunit SreB — translation MPQYALVIDLNTCVGCHACATNCKEWNTQASFGPLSDFDPYGREPQGVWYNRIMTYEVGEFPNTQVFHLPKSCLHCQDSPCVPVCPTGASYKREQDGIVLVNYDDCIGCKLCSWSCPYGCREFDEADKVMKKCTLCIDRIYDESLPPEHRKPACVLTCPAKARFFGDIEDPNSEVYKVIKERNGFVLFPDMGTNPANHYLPRTETKIHFDDHLLKPENPLFLEVMQKHYKGG, via the coding sequence ATGCCACAGTATGCCTTGGTTATAGACTTAAACACCTGTGTTGGATGTCATGCCTGTGCTACAAACTGCAAAGAGTGGAACACGCAGGCATCTTTTGGACCCCTTTCTGACTTTGACCCCTACGGAAGGGAACCTCAAGGTGTGTGGTATAACAGGATAATGACCTATGAAGTGGGTGAGTTTCCAAATACGCAGGTCTTTCACCTTCCTAAGTCTTGTTTGCACTGTCAGGACTCTCCCTGCGTGCCTGTATGCCCCACCGGTGCCAGCTACAAAAGAGAGCAGGACGGTATAGTGCTTGTCAATTACGATGATTGCATAGGCTGTAAGCTATGCTCCTGGTCTTGTCCCTATGGCTGTAGAGAGTTTGACGAAGCTGACAAGGTTATGAAAAAATGCACCCTTTGCATAGACAGGATATACGATGAGTCTTTACCGCCAGAACACAGAAAACCTGCCTGCGTGCTAACATGCCCCGCAAAGGCTCGCTTCTTTGGAGATATAGAAGACCCCAACAGCGAGGTGTATAAGGTTATAAAGGAGCGCAACGGCTTTGTGCTATTCCCAGATATGGGCACAAACCCCGCCAACCACTATCTTCCCAGAACAGAAACCAAAATTCATTTTGATGACCACCTCTTAAAGCCAGAAAACCCTCTCTTTCTTGAGGTTATGCAAAAACACTATAAAGGAGGCTAA
- a CDS encoding Uma2 family endonuclease — translation MRLLEKEKKYTVEDYEKLPEGSPYELIEGELVMSPSPSFEHFKNSKRLFVKLYGLLKKAGKGEVIYAPFDLYLDEEDAYHPDLMVILKGSKAKITSEGVYGSPDVVIEILSPSNAYYDLKIKKNVYEKAGVREYWIIDPIEKSVGIYKNTQEGFKMLCRAEGKGKVFSEVLELELEISEVFSEV, via the coding sequence ATGAGGCTTTTGGAAAAGGAAAAGAAATACACGGTAGAGGATTATGAAAAACTGCCAGAAGGAAGTCCATATGAGCTGATAGAGGGGGAGCTTGTAATGAGCCCAAGCCCAAGTTTTGAGCATTTTAAAAATTCTAAAAGACTTTTTGTAAAACTCTATGGGCTTTTGAAGAAGGCAGGCAAGGGAGAGGTAATTTACGCACCCTTTGACCTATACCTTGATGAAGAAGATGCCTACCATCCAGACCTTATGGTAATTCTAAAAGGTTCAAAGGCTAAGATTACTTCAGAGGGTGTTTATGGATCTCCTGATGTGGTTATTGAGATACTTTCGCCTTCAAACGCCTACTACGACCTTAAAATAAAAAAGAATGTCTATGAGAAGGCTGGAGTAAGGGAATACTGGATTATTGACCCCATAGAAAAGTCTGTAGGGATATACAAAAACACACAAGAGGGCTTTAAAATGCTTTGCAGGGCAGAAGGAAAAGGCAAGGTTTTTTCAGAAGTCTTAGAGCTTGAATTGGAAATTTCTGAAGTCTTTTCGGAGGTATAA
- a CDS encoding Uma2 family endonuclease: MKLLERKYTVEDYEKLPEGSPYQLIEGELVISPAPIPYHQMVLGNIYSILRRELKRKGLVLFSPVDVYLDERNAYQPDLVVLLKNSKAKLTAKGIYGAPELVVEVLSPSNAYYDLRIKKEVYEKYGVKEYWIADPLKKSLEIYTNREGRFELLVEAKEEGKILSPLLGVELELSEVFEGVEL, encoded by the coding sequence ATGAAGCTTCTTGAAAGGAAATACACAGTAGAAGACTATGAAAAGCTTCCGGAGGGAAGTCCCTATCAGTTGATAGAAGGTGAGCTTGTAATAAGCCCTGCGCCCATACCCTACCACCAGATGGTCTTAGGAAATATATACAGCATACTCAGAAGGGAACTGAAAAGAAAGGGTCTTGTGCTTTTTTCTCCTGTGGATGTATACCTTGATGAGAGAAACGCCTATCAGCCAGACCTTGTGGTGCTTTTGAAGAATTCAAAGGCTAAACTTACCGCAAAGGGCATATATGGAGCTCCAGAGCTTGTGGTAGAAGTGCTATCTCCTTCCAATGCATACTATGACCTCAGGATAAAAAAAGAAGTCTATGAAAAGTATGGCGTGAAAGAATACTGGATAGCGGACCCATTAAAAAAGAGCCTTGAGATATACACAAACAGAGAAGGCAGGTTTGAGCTCCTTGTGGAAGCAAAAGAAGAAGGAAAAATACTGTCCCCGCTTCTTGGCGTTGAGCTGGAGCTTTCAGAGGTATTTGAAGGAGTAGAGCTATGA